TTCCCAACGCGGGAAGAAAATTGCTGTGATACTAAACGAGTTCGGTGAGGAAATTGGCGTGGAGAGAGCGATGATTAACGAAGGAGATGGCGGTGCGCTTGTCGAAGAGTGGGTGGAGTTAGAAAAAGGGGGTATTTGTTGCACTGTTAAGCACAGTTTGGTGCAGGCATTGGAGCAACTTGTTCCCAAAAGAAAGTTTTTGTAAAACTATATTGAAATTTGTATGTTTCattgaaatttgttatttttgatTGTGATTATGATGAAATTTGAGacgtgggtttttggttttctttggtTGTAGACTTGATCGTATATTGCTGGAGACTACTGGGTTAGCGAACCCCGTTCTACTTGCTTCGGTTCTGTGGTTGGATGATAATCTAGTATCATCTGTCATGCTTGATTCAATTATCACGGTGAGTTCTGATTCGTTTATCTAGTTTGTTGCTGAGTTTTGTGTTAGTTTTAATATCGGATGCGTTACATGCCAGTGTTGTATTAAAGTTCTAGCAATTTTGTTATGGGATTTTGAGTTATAATATTATGTATTGGAGtaccatttgaagtttggaactTGTCTTGCTAAATGCTTACTTAGCTGCACTAAGTGTAGATGCATATGGTATGTTAGTTAGGTTCTGTCGGTTCCACTGTTTTCTGTGTTTTAAACACTAGCTGAACTTGTTAAGTTCTTTTTCCAGAGAAGCTATGTGATTTATATTTACTATGTTGGTAGCAAAGGTTTATTCATCGATTTCTGTAACATGTCGTGGATGCCAAGAACCTCCGTTTTAAGCTCAGTGAGCATCAAATCTCGTCTTCATTTCCTGAAGCATATCTTCAGATTGCGTTTGCAGTATGGTCTCCTTATGACTTATTTTGGATGCAAAATGAAGACGATTGTATAATAGGATAGCTTTATCAGACTTGGTTTTTTGTTACTGGTAGTTTTACTCATATCTGTTCTATTCtagtgctctctctctctctctctctctctctctctctctctctctctctcgggttTCAACTTTGTATTATTATGCTGGATTGTATTGTGCTTGCTCTTCATATCTTACGAGTTTGGCTTTTTGTTGTAGGATGTTAATATTATTAACAAGGTTGATTTGGTTTCTCCAGAGGGTTCTGCGGATTTTCTGGAGGAACTACATAGTATTAACTCACTCGCATCTTCATTTTTTTGGACTGTCGGGCCTATGATGCCACGGTGAGTCATGCGcatcttcatttttttgtttgcttataTTTGTAGTTCATACCGGTCTTCTAATAATATTCAAATTTTActcaaaaaaaacaatttaaaacctTTTCTTTCTCAGCATGCTACCCAGTTAGCATCATTATTGGAAGAAAGTCGCGCTCTTTCTACAAGTGATCTTCATGATAGTGGTGTCCGAACTTTATGCATTTCCAAGCCACGGTAGGTTGATCTTGAAAAGATATTCTTGTGAAATAGTTATGATATGAGTTGTTTGAAATCAATACTGTTTACTATTTAGTGCTGTGTTAACAACTTTTCAGAAAGGTTAGCATTCATCATTACATTGTTGTTAGTTTGATTATTTTATTCATCTGTGAAAATTGATTGGACAATGAAGTTCTGGCAACTAACATCAATTGTTTATAAACTAAGGTTATATAGTAGGTAGAGAAAAGCAACAGTAATGAATTATTTACAATTTCTGCGGCTAAAACTGTGGTGTCAAAGATGGTGGATGCTTATTTCTCGTTGCTGCAGTTTTTCGAAAATCAACAGTAATCATATGTATCAGTCATTAATATCTGATGGTACTGTTCGATACCGTTTGTGGATTGAGGAGATTCTTTGGGAGAAGAAACATGACATGGATGTATACCGCTGCAAAGGGATTCTGAGCGTTCATAATTCATATCAATTTCACACTTTGCAGGTACTGTTCGATATCAAATTATGCTACTGCTTATCTTGAAAAGTTGAGTCTTATGCTGCAAATACATACTTTGCAGGTTGATCCTGTACTTATATGGTATATTGTGTGCTATTACTGGGTCTTGTTATTTACGCAACCTTTTTTCATTGATAATGGCAGAGAGTCAGCTTTTGTTCTTCTCCACATTCTTGCCGGGTGATCCAGGAATTTGCCTATTTGCATTTCAGTGGGCTTGAACGAATCCGACGAAGAATCCCTTGCTTGATAGGGCTTGAGGTTAGAAATCCAAGATGAAATCTCGATGCTTCAGATGCGGAAGCGAGAAATGGaagagggtttagggtttgcgGTTTACAGGTCATAATCTAAATTAGAATGTTCTCGCCGAGTATTTTAGATCGTGCGTAGTTTGTTGATTTGGTCAcaatattttgttaattttgaatACTTTCAATTATATACGGATTCATGCTACATTGAACTCTCGATGTTGTTTTGGTTGAATACTTTAAATCAGAATTGTAAACTCTTTCGACGTGTTATAACATGATGATGAGTGCAGATCGGTCACAAAACCTGTTGTTTGTCTATTCTTGCAATTATACAAATTCATTTTAGCTAGAATTCTGAACTCTCTCGACCGGTTGATTTGTAATATCATGTGAGTTGCGACACTAAAAAACTTCTCGATGAAACTTTTCTCTTGCGTCAAGTCAAATATTAGGCCAAAAATAATGTATGCATATTGTTCTGCTATATCTGTATaacactagaagaaaaaaaacgaagaaaaaaacatcaaaacaaaGGAGCTGCATTTGCTATTTCAATGAAGGAGCTGTTTCTGCCATATCATTTTGGTTCTACGTCTTTAACAGTGCCGGCAGATGCATATTTCAAAAGAAGCTCGAGAGATTCCTTTCTATAGTCGATAACGGGCTGATTCGAAACCTCCTCGTTTATAATTCGGCATACCACGTACCTCTCAATCTGAAACAAAGGGAACAAAAAATGTCACTTACCAAACAATTTGGACAAAATTCACAACCTAAAACAAAAGCATATCATAAAAACTTTTATACGTAGTTTACAGTCCGTACCTTATTCCTAATGCTGTCATTCAGCACATGAGCAGGTACTACACGAGGATTGAGCCTGTATTCGTTCATGACAAAGGGAGTTTTGGTCCCGTTTGGCGCCTTCCCCTCGTAGAAGTTCATGACGGCTTCAAACCCTACGATTACTTCACTATCCTTGAACAAAACCTCATATTCGTCATCGATCACCTTCCAGTAACCACCGTTTGCAGCCGTCTTAATTATCTTCCCTTCACTAGCGTCAAAGGGTTCTCTGTTGGCGAAGTAATAGGCCGCATT
This Pyrus communis chromosome 6, drPyrComm1.1, whole genome shotgun sequence DNA region includes the following protein-coding sequences:
- the LOC137737438 gene encoding NAC transcription factor 29-like, whose translation is MASSASSQSSSASSQSADKYEGFDLLKCSTVQEGKKEAEVRLPLGYRFNPTEDEIVVYFLFNKIMDRAMPTYGLIKEVDVYEYDPHQLPNGDFKHNAGCNAAYYFANREPFDASEGKIIKTAANGGYWKVIDDEYEVLFKDSEVIVGFEAVMNFYEGKAPNGTKTPFVMNEYRLNPRVVPAHVLNDSIRNKIERYVVCRIINEEVSNQPVIDYRKESLELLLKYASAGTVKDVEPK
- the LOC137736322 gene encoding uncharacterized protein yields the protein MKKLHLSPLKSTNRWDPTLSSNPIHLVTKTTTCWSASPSSPATSAPENPPLDRILLETTGLANPVLLASVLWLDDNLVSSVMLDSIITDVNIINKVDLVSPEGSADFLEELHSINSLASSFFWTVGPMMPR